A region of the Dickeya chrysanthemi NCPPB 402 genome:
GTGCTGGTAACCAATAATATTACGATGCAATTCGGCAGTAAGCCGTTGTTTGAAAACATTTCTGTTAAATTCGGCGGCGGTAATCGCTATGGTTTGATCGGTGCCAATGGCTGCGGCAAATCCACCTTTATGAAGATCCTCGGTAGCGACCTGGTGCCAAGCGCGGGTAACGTCGCTATCGATCCGAATGAGCGGATCGGTAAACTGCGTCAGGATCAGTTCGCGTTTGAGCAATACAGCGTGCTGGACACGGTGATCATGGGGCACGCCGAATTGTGGGAAGTGAAAGAAGAACGTGACCGTATCTATGCGCTGAGTGAAATGAGCGAGGAAGATGGTTACCGGGTCGCTGATCTGGAGGTCAAATATGGCGAAATGGACGGCTACAGCGCTGAATCGCGCGCCGGCGAGCTGCTGCTGGGCGTGGGGATCCCGCTGGAACAACATTACGGGCCGATGAGCGAAGTGGCGCCGGGCTGGAAACTGCGTGTGCTGCTGGCGCAGGCGCTGTTCTCCAATCCGGATATTTTGCTGCTGGACGAGCCGACCAACAACCTGGACATCGACACCATCCGCTGGCTGGAGCAGGTGCTGAACGAACGTAACAGCACCATGATCATCATTTCCCATGACCGTCACTTCCTGAATATGGTGTGCACCCACATGGCGGATCTGGATTATGGCGAGTTGCGCATTTATCCGGGAAATTATGACGAATACATGACGGCGGCAACGCAGGCGCGTGAACGTCTGCTGTCGGACAACGCCAAGAAAAAGGCGCAGATTGCCGAATTGCAGTCGTTTGTCAGCCGGTTTAGCGCTAACGCCTCCAAATCGCGTCAGGCGACCTCGCGTGCTCGCCAGATAGAGAAAATACAGCTGGAGGAAGTGAAGGCATCCAGCCGTCAGAACCCGTTTATTCGTTTTGAACAAGACAAGAAACTGTTCCGTAACGCGCTGGAAATCGACGGACTGACCAAAGGCTTTGATAACGGGCCGTTGTTCAGCCAGTTGAAAATGCTGGTGGAAGTCGGGGAAAAAGTGGCTATTCTGGGGACGAACGGGATCGGTAAGTCCACTTTGCTGAAAACACTGGTGGGTGAACTGGCACCGGAATCCGGTACGGTGAAATGGTCGGAAAACGTGCGCATCGGTTACTACGCTCAGGATCACGAGTACGAGTTTGACGGCGACCTTACCGTATTTGACTGGATGAGCCAGTGGAAGCAGGAAAACGACGACGAGCAGGCGGTACGCAGTGTGCTGGGGCGTTTGCTGTTTTCTCAGGACGACATCCGTAAAAAAGTCAACGTGCTGTCCGGTGGTGAAAAAGGGCGCATGCTGTTCGGCAAGCTGATGATGGAAAAACCGAACGTGCTGGTGATGGACGAACCGACCAACCACCTGGATATGGAATCTATCGAATCGCTCAACATGGCGCTGGAGCTGTATCAGGGCACGCTGTTGTTCGTGTCTCACGATCGTGAGTTCGTCAGCTCGCTGGCGACCCGGATTGTGGAAATGATGCCGGGTAAAGTGATTGATTTCAGCGGCAGTTATGAGGATTACCTGCGTAGCCGCGGAATCGAATAATATTCAGCGTTTCGGTGAAAAGCAGCCGCTTGTCGGCTGCTTTTTTTATTGCCTGAAATGTTAAAAGCAACGTGTGGCAATCACCGATTGTGGAAGAATAATGAAAACACTGAATGAAAAATAACCGCAGTGTGCACTTTTATCTTCGGTTTCAACAGCGATATTATCCTGCAATTACGTTTTTAAAAGTAAAGTATCTAAAGTAATCGCGTTGGTTGATGAGAAAATGATGAATGTAAAAAATAACCGAAAAATAAAACCCGCTATACCCGTCATACTTCACGTGCAGGTGCGTTGGCTTTATTACTCGGCCCCTCGCTCTTTCAGGGCCGCAGCACGCTGCGTTCAACTCTGCTCCCGGCAGAGTGGTCGCTCAGCCTAGTCACTGACTTGAGTAAGCTCCCAGGGATTCGCTGCGTTGTTCAACACGCAACGCATTTTGTCCTGTAACTCAAATTATTTTGGGTATAAAAGCAAAATGATAAAAATATTTAAAAATCAATGTAATAATATTTTTATTATAACTGATATAAGTCGCAGTTAAATCGATTAAGCAATTTTTGATCACAGAAAAATATCCGTTTGTTACGCGTTGAGATATTTTCTCATTTAATCCGGCATGCCGTGTTTTTAAAAAAGAAATGTCGCGGAGAGCTTCACAGAAGGCGCATAAATAAAATGGTTATTCCCCGGCCGATTGATAGAGATCAAGTCGGTGACGTTATTCTCCTCATTATTCTATGCCGGCACGAAAATGTGTTACTCCGACTTGGCTACAGGAGAATAATAAAGAATGAATGGGGAAAATATGATGCTTTCCCATCACGGCATCAATCGCCGTGATTTTATGAAGCTATGTGCAGCACTTGCCGCCACCATGGGGTTGAAAGAGGCCGCTGCCGCAGAGATGGCCCAGTCACTGACGTCTCCCCAGCGTCCGCCGGTGATTTGGATTGGCGCGCAGGAATGTACCGGATGTACGGAGTCATTGCTGCGATCCACCCACCCGACCATTGAAAACCTGCTGCTGAATACCATCTCGCTGGAATACCACGAAGTTCTCTCCGCCGCGTTTGGCGAGCAGGCGGAAGAGAATAAACACCGCGCTATCGAACAGTACAAAGGTAAATACGTACTGGTGGTAGACGGTTCCATACCGCTGAAAGACGGCGGCATCTACTGTATGGTGGCCGGCAAGCCGATTGTCGAGCATATCCGCGCCGCCGCCGAACATGCGGCCGCCATCGTCGCCATTGGTTCCTGCTCCGCCTGGGGCGGGGTGCCGGCCAGCGGTTCCAACCCGACGGGCGCCGCCAGCTTGCAGGCGGTGTTGCCGGGCAAAACCATTATCAACATCCCTGGGTGCCCACCCAACCCGCACAACTTTCTGGCGACGGTGGCGCACCTTATCACCTATCAACGCGCACCGGCACTCGACAGCCAGAATCGCCCTACCTTCGCCTATGCTCGCCTGATCCACGAAAACTGCGAACGCCGCCCGCATTTCGATGCCGGCCGTTTTGCCAAAGAGTTCGGTGATGAAGGGCATCGGCAGGGATGGTGTCTCTACCATCTGGGATGCAAGGGACCGGAAACCTACGGTAACTGCCCGACGCTAGAGTTTTGCGACGTGGGCGGCGGCATCTGGCCGGTGGGGATTGGTCATCCATGCTACGGCTGTAACGAGCAAGGCATCGGGTTTACCAAGGGTATTTTCCAGTTGGCTAATGTGGAAAACCCAACGCCGCGGGTTGAAAAACCGTCGGTGACCAGCCCGGAAGGCGGCAACAGTTCCGCGACGGCTACGGGGCTTATCGGCGGCGTGCTGGGCGCGGTCGCCGGCGTCAGCCTGATGGCCGT
Encoded here:
- the hybO gene encoding hydrogenase 2 small subunit produces the protein MNGENMMLSHHGINRRDFMKLCAALAATMGLKEAAAAEMAQSLTSPQRPPVIWIGAQECTGCTESLLRSTHPTIENLLLNTISLEYHEVLSAAFGEQAEENKHRAIEQYKGKYVLVVDGSIPLKDGGIYCMVAGKPIVEHIRAAAEHAAAIVAIGSCSAWGGVPASGSNPTGAASLQAVLPGKTIINIPGCPPNPHNFLATVAHLITYQRAPALDSQNRPTFAYARLIHENCERRPHFDAGRFAKEFGDEGHRQGWCLYHLGCKGPETYGNCPTLEFCDVGGGIWPVGIGHPCYGCNEQGIGFTKGIFQLANVENPTPRVEKPSVTSPEGGNSSATATGLIGGVLGAVAGVSLMAVRELGRQQKQQDAGNASREG
- a CDS encoding ABC-F family ATPase: MLVTNNITMQFGSKPLFENISVKFGGGNRYGLIGANGCGKSTFMKILGSDLVPSAGNVAIDPNERIGKLRQDQFAFEQYSVLDTVIMGHAELWEVKEERDRIYALSEMSEEDGYRVADLEVKYGEMDGYSAESRAGELLLGVGIPLEQHYGPMSEVAPGWKLRVLLAQALFSNPDILLLDEPTNNLDIDTIRWLEQVLNERNSTMIIISHDRHFLNMVCTHMADLDYGELRIYPGNYDEYMTAATQARERLLSDNAKKKAQIAELQSFVSRFSANASKSRQATSRARQIEKIQLEEVKASSRQNPFIRFEQDKKLFRNALEIDGLTKGFDNGPLFSQLKMLVEVGEKVAILGTNGIGKSTLLKTLVGELAPESGTVKWSENVRIGYYAQDHEYEFDGDLTVFDWMSQWKQENDDEQAVRSVLGRLLFSQDDIRKKVNVLSGGEKGRMLFGKLMMEKPNVLVMDEPTNHLDMESIESLNMALELYQGTLLFVSHDREFVSSLATRIVEMMPGKVIDFSGSYEDYLRSRGIE